The nucleotide sequence CGGAAATCCGCGGCAGCGGCTACGCGGCGCACTCGTTGGAGGCTGCGCTGTGGGCGTTTTACAAGAGCTCGAATTTCCGCAAAGGCTGTTTAATGGCCGTGAACCTCGGCGAAGATGCCGACACGACTGGAGCGATCTACGGCCAGCTGGCGGGAGCCTACTACGGCGCGATGGGAATTCCGGAGAAATGGCTGGCGCGTTTGGCAAAGCGGGAGCTGCTGCAGGACTACGCGTACAGGTTGAGTTATGATGCCTGGAGACACCGACGCGGCACCTCATGAGAGGACCCATCCGAAGTCGCAGGCACTCAGACAACGGTCCAGTCGGCAGAAACAACCAATCAGAAGTGTGAGGGGGCTCTCGATTCCGTGCGTAAGCTGCCGCGCGACTTCTAACGCAAAGGCGACGCGGAGACCCGGCGCATGATGGTGCCATCGCTGACCATCAGAGTTCCTGATAGCGAGTCGCGCCCGATCCGGAATCCCTACTCTCGTCGTACCCATGCTGCTAATCACACACGTCCTCGCCTTCCGTATTCTCCTGCAACACCAAAATGAGGCCGCAGCGCGAGAGCGCCAACTAGCCGCATGACGCGCCGTCGACCGTCAACGTAGGTTGACGGCGGCAGTGTGGCAGCGTGCCATCGAGGTTGCATTCGAAGCGAACGACTGAACCGTGGCGGCGCTGCTTCTGTCCTTACGCGCTGCTGTGCTTCAAGTAATCGGACAAGCGCAGCGTGAGGGCGACGAGCGAGAACGTGGGATTCACGCACCCCGCAGTCGGGAACACGGCAGCGCCGGCGACATAGAGGTTCGCGATGCCATGCACTCGGCAATTCACATCGACGACGCCCTGCTTGGGATCGGGGCTCATGCGCGTCGTTCCCATGTGATGCCAGCCGCCACTCAGGGACGGTGGCCATCCGGCGTTAGGCGGCTGCATCACCCAATCGCGCATCTGGAGTCTGCCGACTCCGGCACGCCCGAACTCGCAACCGAGCTCCTCGTAGAACGCGGCGAAGGAGCTGCGATCCAGTTCCGTCAAGCGCCAATCGAGCCGGGTGCGCGGCATGCCTAACGCGTCTCGCTCGGTACTCAGCGTGACGCGCGATGCCGGATTCGGCGCCTGCTCCTGACGCGTCATGAGCTGGAACGTTCGCGGCACGGCGCTGGGCGGCGGCGTCTTCAGCACGTCGTCCGACAACTTCCCGGTGTGAAACATCTCGATCAGTTGCGGATTGATTTGTTGAAACGTGCTCTGTGGCGGATCGCTGAGCGCGGCAGGTGAGAGCGATACCGTCGCGTTCAGGATACGACGCCGGCGCTGCACCTCTTGCGACAGCGCGATCTCGCCGCGTGCCTTCGTCCGGCCCCAGCCCCAATCATACATCTGCACGCTCGGCGGCGTTCTGCCTAACGTGACGAGATTGCCGCTCGGCATCTCGAGGTGTTCCATGAAGTAACGGCCAACGAGATCGTTGGCGTTGCCCAGGCCCGCGCTCGCCTGACCGTTCGACGCGAGGAGCAGCCGCGCATTCTGGATCGTGCAGCAGGCGAGTACAAAACGCTTCGCGCGCACCCGATGCTCCTTTCCCTCGAGTGTGCGCACGCGGAGCTCCTGCACGGCACTGGCGTTCTCGTTGGAAATGATCTCGACGACGTTCGCATGCGTGTACAGATGGACGTCCGGCGCGTCGACGATCGGCTTGCGATACAGGACACCGAAGCGCGCTGGCGCACTGAATTGCCACATCTTCGTCCAGGCAACGTTCCGGTCCAGCGGAAACGGCACGAGCGAAGGGTCGCGTCGTTGCCAGGCCTCGGCAGTCCATTCGTCAGGCCCTATTTGGACAACGCTCAGAGCGCGCTTGTAATAGGGATCGAGCTCGGTGCGCGCGATCGGCCAGCCGCTATGCGGCACCCAGTCGCGCACTGCGAAATCGAGCGGGTCCATCGTGGAGCAGAAGCCCGCCCAGTGACCGGTCGTACCGCCGAAGAAGTGCAGTCGCGCGGACTGAATGGGATAGTACGGCAAGCCGATATTGTCGCCACGGTAGAGGTCCTGCATGTGCGGGTCATAATCGAAACCGCCGCCTTCGAGCAGGAGCACCCGCCGGCCGGCGCCGATCCACTCGAGCGCCATACTGATCCCCGCCGCGCCCGCGCCGACGATGCACAGATCACCTTCGATCAGACTTCCCGGCTCGAGGTCGCGCGCGTCGGTGTGCATGCGCCGTCATCGTTAGGTTGTCAGCGACGCGAGAAGAGCACACTGGCGCGCCTCCGTCACCGACAGGATCCAACCATCGAGCGCCACCGTGCGGCCATGCTCGAAGTCGCCGCGCACCAGCGCAGCGACCGGCGGGTTGATCAAGCCGAGACGCGCCGCCAATGGGCGCGAGCCGAGAATGGCTTCTCGAATCGCGTTGACACTGGCCTCGGAAGGATTGAGGGTGCGGTACCGTTGGCCAATGTTGCGTACTTCGGCGACGCCTAACGTCGCAAGAACCTCTGGCTGAGCCAGTGACCGGACATCATACTCGGATCCGAGCTTGCAGCCCGTCGCGGCAACGCCAAGGGCGGTTGCCCCGAGGTAACGGAGGAACTGTCGGCGAGCGACCATGACTCTGGCATCCTCCCGCTGGATGCGCGACGGTAGCATGTAGCGTCAGAATCGTCAAGTTACCATCTTGCTTACCGAGGCTTCAGCGGCTGTCAGCGGGAGTACCGCACCCGCAGTCCCGTTGCCAGTTTCCCTCTCGCCTCACGAATTCTGGACAGAAGCCGACCGATGAAATTGAAGAAACTGCTCGCGCTCCCGCTGCTCTGCGCCGGAGCGATAGCTTCCGCATCCGCGCAATCATCGACCGACTCGAGTGGCTCCGTGCCCGTGGCGCCGCTGACGCGAGTACGAGCCGACGCCTGGGGCGCGAGTGTGATCAGGATCGATTCCGCCGAGATCGCGCAGTCGACGGCGCCGACCTTCTCTGAGTTGCTACAGGCGCGACGGCCCGGAGTGCGCGTGTTCCGCAGCGGCGGCACGGCAAGCGACGGGGCGCTCGTGATGCTCCGCGGACCGACGAGCGTGAGTGGGACGAACGAGCCGCTGCTCATCATCGACGGCATCCGCGTCGACGCGCGCCAGTACGACCTGGCGCTGTACTCGGGCACGTCGGTCGCCCCGACTCGACTCGACGATCTCGCGCCGGAAGACATCGATCGGATCGAGGTGCTCAGCGGTCCGGCAGCGGCGCTCTACGGCGAGGGCGCGTCAAATGGCGCGATCGTCGTGACGACGAAGTCGGGCGACGGCGGTCCGCTGCGATTGAGCGGCCGCGTGACGTGGGACGCGAGCAAGATGCCCGCCGTCTTCCCGGCCAACTACGGGCGCTCCGGCGTCGTGAACTCGAGCGGCACACCGACCAACAGCTGCAGTCTTCTTAACCAGGCGAATGGCTTTTGCACGCCGACACAGCTCAACTCGTGGAACCCACTCGAGCAAGCGAGCCCGTTTCGCGTCGGCAATTCGGCGCGAGCGCATCTCGAGATGAGCGGCAAGCCGTTAGGCACGTCGATCTACGCCGCCGTCACCGCCGACGAGCGGCAGGGCACGCTGCCCCACGACGAGGGTTCCCGGCTCGGCGTTCGCGCCAAGGTCCGACGGCTGCTGCCGGCACATCTCAGTGTCGAGGCAGTCGGTTCATGGCTGCGCGACGATGCGCGGCTCGACATGAATGGCAACATCGCCACGGCGTCGAACGTGATCGGCGCTGGTTTGCTCGGCGACGTCACGAACGACGCGAACCGTGGCTATAACACCTTCGGCACGCCCGGAGACTCGATCTACCCCGACCAGCGCATTCGCCATGCGACCCTGGGTGTCACGCTCGGCTGGCAGCCGGTCCCGTGGCTCGACGCGGCCGTCATGACCGGAGACGATCGCGTCATCGGTCACTGGCGAAACGACCAGGTCGGCCCCGTGACCAATTCGTCGTTCACCGCCGACACCGGCTATGAGCGCAACGTACAGCGGACCACCGGCGCGCGTTTGAGCGCGTCTTATCATGCCGGCGCGGCGATCGGCGGGACGACGGAGCTCGGGTGGGAGCGCGCCGATCAGCGGACGACGGCTCCGCTACTGTTGTTCCTCGAAGGCAACAACCCGTTTCTCGGCGCCTTTCGAGATCGCTCAACATCGTTTCGCGTCGGCGAGCACGTGAGCGTGTTCGACCAGCTTTTCGCCACCGTCGCAGCACAGCGCCTGTCGGCGCCTGTCTTCAATCAGGACCGGAGCGAGTGGTTTCCATCCGCGAATGTTTCGTGGACCGTTCCGGTTCGGTCAGCCGCCGTCTCCGACGTGCGACTGCGTGCCGCGTACGCGGACGCTGCCGGCTCGATGTCGTCGTTATGGGCTCTCTCTGGGTTCGTCCCGTTCCCGCAGCAACGCCCGTTGAAAATGGAACGTACGCGCGAGGAGGAGGTCGGCCTTGAGGCAACGTTAGGCGGCGCAGCACACGTGAGCGCGACCGCATTCCGCTCGCGGTCGACTCATCTCTGGGTCGCGAACGAACTGCCTCCACCTGGAATCTACGGCTGTTGCTTAGGCGCGTTCGACGCCCAGTACGCCGAGATGATCAACAGCGGCCTCGAGACCTCGATCGCGACGCCGCTGCTCGTGGTCCGGGATATTCGCTGGACAGGCAGCTTGTCATTGGCGCTACTGCACAATCGAGTGAGCAGCCTCATTGGTCCGCCGGAGATTTCGGCGTACGGACGCATCGAACAGGGTTATCCGTTAGGCGGGATCTGGACTGTGCCGTACACCTACGAAGACGCGAATCAGGATGGGCTCATCGCGTCGAACGAGGTGGTGATCGGACAAGGAGCGCAATACGCGGGTCCTGCGCTTCCCACAATCGAGTCGGCGTTCGAAACGGAAATCGAATTACCAGGTCACATCGCGTTCACCGCCCACTTCGATTATCGCGGCGGCAATCGTGTGGTGAATTTCACCGAAGCTGAGCGTTGCAAATTCTCAATCTGTCGCGACGCGGTGGATCCGGCGACGCCGCTCGACGAGCAGGCCGCAGCGGTCGCAGCACACCAAGGGCCGGCTGGGGTCGAAGGCTACACACGGGACGCAGCCTTCTTGAGAGTTCGTGAAATTGCCGTGCACTGGACACTGCCATCACAGTGGTCCGGCCCTTTCGGTGCCACGCCTACGATCACGGTCGCCGGGCGCAATATCGCCACCTGGACCAACTACCCAGGCCTCGATCCCGAAGTCAACTCTCTCCGCCCCAGTGGGCTTCCGCGGCAGGAGTTTCTGATACCACCCTTGCCGCGTGTCCTGGTCGTGCGACTCGACATCGGCCGACGTGACTGAGATAGAGCCTTCTGCGAATCCTTGGACTGGAATGTCGGGGCGACGAGCGGCGCCAAGTTCCGAACGGCGCTGAGCTCCGAACAGCGCTGAGCTCCTGACGCGATCAAAGCCTCGTTAGGCCAGACGTCGGTTCCTTGTCGGGCGGCGTCCCGGTCTAGCGTCGAGGTACGGCGACCGATACAATAGCCATCCCTCTTGGAATCTCGAGCGAGGCAACGTGCAACGCACGATCGGCCGAATTATCGCAGCTGTCGCATGCATCGCGCTTGGCGCGTTGATCCAGAGATACTACGATGCCAACCATCTGCACGGCAGCTCGGCGCTCGCGGCGAGTGCACTACCGAGCAAGGCCTCCGAGACAACATCGGTGCATCTTGCCGGTACCGACTTTCAGCACGAGCCACTGTGGGCGTATGGCTTCGATGCGCCTCCAGCTCCTGGCGATACAGCAATCCCGCAGGGTCTGCCGAGCAGGAGCTTGCGGCATAACGAGGACTCCGTCGAGCAAACGAAGCCTCAGCATGTCGCGGGAAGCAATGCCACGTATTCGCTCGTGGACGCGCGTGACTTGCAAACGGTGGCGGACTGGTTTCCGAACGACCACCCACCCATGCCACCAGTCGTGTCGCGCGGGCCGGTTGCACTTGGTAAGGCAGCGCGCGCGTGTGGATCCTGTCATTTACCAACCGGACGTGGGCGACC is from Gemmatimonadaceae bacterium and encodes:
- a CDS encoding GMC family oxidoreductase; protein product: MHTDARDLEPGSLIEGDLCIVGAGAAGISMALEWIGAGRRVLLLEGGGFDYDPHMQDLYRGDNIGLPYYPIQSARLHFFGGTTGHWAGFCSTMDPLDFAVRDWVPHSGWPIARTELDPYYKRALSVVQIGPDEWTAEAWQRRDPSLVPFPLDRNVAWTKMWQFSAPARFGVLYRKPIVDAPDVHLYTHANVVEIISNENASAVQELRVRTLEGKEHRVRAKRFVLACCTIQNARLLLASNGQASAGLGNANDLVGRYFMEHLEMPSGNLVTLGRTPPSVQMYDWGWGRTKARGEIALSQEVQRRRRILNATVSLSPAALSDPPQSTFQQINPQLIEMFHTGKLSDDVLKTPPPSAVPRTFQLMTRQEQAPNPASRVTLSTERDALGMPRTRLDWRLTELDRSSFAAFYEELGCEFGRAGVGRLQMRDWVMQPPNAGWPPSLSGGWHHMGTTRMSPDPKQGVVDVNCRVHGIANLYVAGAAVFPTAGCVNPTFSLVALTLRLSDYLKHSSA
- a CDS encoding TonB-dependent receptor plug domain-containing protein, encoding MKLKKLLALPLLCAGAIASASAQSSTDSSGSVPVAPLTRVRADAWGASVIRIDSAEIAQSTAPTFSELLQARRPGVRVFRSGGTASDGALVMLRGPTSVSGTNEPLLIIDGIRVDARQYDLALYSGTSVAPTRLDDLAPEDIDRIEVLSGPAAALYGEGASNGAIVVTTKSGDGGPLRLSGRVTWDASKMPAVFPANYGRSGVVNSSGTPTNSCSLLNQANGFCTPTQLNSWNPLEQASPFRVGNSARAHLEMSGKPLGTSIYAAVTADERQGTLPHDEGSRLGVRAKVRRLLPAHLSVEAVGSWLRDDARLDMNGNIATASNVIGAGLLGDVTNDANRGYNTFGTPGDSIYPDQRIRHATLGVTLGWQPVPWLDAAVMTGDDRVIGHWRNDQVGPVTNSSFTADTGYERNVQRTTGARLSASYHAGAAIGGTTELGWERADQRTTAPLLLFLEGNNPFLGAFRDRSTSFRVGEHVSVFDQLFATVAAQRLSAPVFNQDRSEWFPSANVSWTVPVRSAAVSDVRLRAAYADAAGSMSSLWALSGFVPFPQQRPLKMERTREEEVGLEATLGGAAHVSATAFRSRSTHLWVANELPPPGIYGCCLGAFDAQYAEMINSGLETSIATPLLVVRDIRWTGSLSLALLHNRVSSLIGPPEISAYGRIEQGYPLGGIWTVPYTYEDANQDGLIASNEVVIGQGAQYAGPALPTIESAFETEIELPGHIAFTAHFDYRGGNRVVNFTEAERCKFSICRDAVDPATPLDEQAAAVAAHQGPAGVEGYTRDAAFLRVREIAVHWTLPSQWSGPFGATPTITVAGRNIATWTNYPGLDPEVNSLRPSGLPRQEFLIPPLPRVLVVRLDIGRRD